Proteins encoded within one genomic window of Candidatus Limnocylindria bacterium:
- a CDS encoding nitroreductase family protein: MIDRIRTVRQIRQYAADEVPDEVVKQLLRVAQWTGSSRNTQPWHFVVVKDKDRLRRISQLRPPINWLAGAPLGIAIVLDGAGVSEAYDEGRVTERILIAAHNLGYGGGVAWFGDDAQQAEAKRILGVPADRTARSIVMIGRPVSAKDPRPNARPGGRKPLSEIVSYERYSK; encoded by the coding sequence TTGATCGACCGCATCCGCACCGTTCGTCAGATCAGGCAGTACGCAGCGGACGAAGTTCCCGACGAGGTCGTCAAGCAGCTGCTGCGCGTCGCGCAATGGACGGGAAGCTCGCGGAACACTCAGCCGTGGCACTTCGTCGTGGTCAAGGACAAGGACCGTCTCCGCAGGATCAGCCAGCTGCGGCCTCCGATCAACTGGCTCGCCGGCGCGCCCTTGGGGATCGCGATCGTGCTCGATGGCGCCGGCGTGAGCGAGGCCTACGACGAGGGCCGCGTGACCGAGCGCATCCTCATCGCAGCGCACAACCTCGGCTACGGCGGCGGTGTCGCCTGGTTCGGCGACGACGCGCAGCAGGCCGAGGCCAAACGCATCCTCGGCGTCCCGGCCGACCGGACCGCGCGCTCGATCGTCATGATCGGGCGGCCCGTCTCGGCCAAGGATCCTCGTCCCAACGCGCGGCCCGGAGGCCGCAAGCCGCTCTCAGAGATCGTGAGCTACGAGCGCTATTCCAAATAG
- a CDS encoding methyltransferase domain-containing protein: MRTAVDAGTGDGRYPLHVARTRTDTLAIGLDASADALAYAARRALRDRVPNLVLVREPLERLGLECFADEVTIHFPWGSLLRGALAEDAGVFEAICRLPRPGGRLTLALSLIARDGRTPLSARDIADVTHAYCSCGFSLMEDRAIARADVAAARSSWGKRLDVGGTRPGHLLRFRRDSVPS; the protein is encoded by the coding sequence TTGCGGACGGCAGTGGACGCGGGCACGGGCGACGGCCGCTACCCGCTGCACGTGGCTCGAACGAGGACGGACACGCTCGCGATCGGTCTCGATGCGTCCGCGGATGCACTCGCGTATGCCGCTCGTCGTGCGCTCCGCGATCGCGTCCCGAACCTCGTCCTGGTGCGCGAGCCGCTGGAGCGTCTCGGGCTGGAGTGCTTCGCCGACGAGGTGACGATCCACTTCCCGTGGGGATCGCTGCTGCGTGGGGCGCTGGCCGAGGACGCGGGCGTGTTCGAGGCGATCTGCCGCCTGCCACGTCCCGGTGGTCGGCTTACGCTCGCGCTCTCATTGATCGCGCGCGACGGACGCACGCCGCTCTCCGCTCGCGACATTGCCGACGTGACACACGCCTATTGCTCGTGCGGCTTCAGCCTGATGGAGGATCGCGCCATAGCGCGTGCCGACGTCGCGGCGGCGCGGTCGAGCTGGGGCAAGCGACTGGACGTTGGGGGGACGCGGCCCGGCCACCTGTTGCGTTTTCGCCGGGACAGCGTGCCGTCCTAG
- the rpoD gene encoding RNA polymerase sigma factor RpoD encodes MKTTTKEKETEKAVPERTGIHPEHKEQAERLLARGRQQGYVTQEDIVRAIPDAEPGEVEELLLALDDNNVEILEAERGPNWSQVKEEEEEAEELQREDAISAVLASDLISVDDPVRMYLKEIGKVPLLTAEEEVNLAKSIELGEQALVSPALSVIHLYELGVEVKKRMALGRPREFVDEATRFTVKSLNRTLGDPEGGKELRRLTNRLLKLRDPLKAEANSKEISTEAKVLIDETVALIDAAKRDPQRLAFRILPQYAKIHGPAEGAERLGELVMLGQEIRDVLVKNLNMLVESDADEQRALRRLADELIQKGDDARHNLTEANLRLVVSIAKKYIGRGMSFLDLIQEGNIGLIRAVEKFDYRKGYKFSTYATWWIRQAITRAIADQARTIRIPVHMVETINKLIRVSRGLLQELGREPTAEEIAERMLITPDKVREIVKVSQEPVSLETPIGEEEDSHLGDFIPDNQALAPSDAASHKLLKEQVESVLEGLTGRERRVLQLRFGLEDGRTRTLEEVGREFNVTRERIRQIEAKALRKLRHPSRSRKLKDYLE; translated from the coding sequence ATGAAAACGACAACGAAGGAAAAAGAGACCGAAAAGGCCGTCCCTGAGCGCACCGGGATCCACCCGGAGCACAAGGAGCAGGCCGAGCGTCTGCTCGCACGGGGACGCCAGCAGGGTTATGTCACGCAGGAGGACATCGTTCGCGCCATCCCGGACGCGGAGCCGGGCGAGGTCGAAGAGCTCCTGCTCGCCCTCGACGACAACAACGTCGAGATCCTCGAGGCGGAGCGCGGTCCGAACTGGTCGCAGGTCAAAGAAGAAGAAGAAGAGGCCGAGGAGCTTCAGCGCGAGGACGCCATCTCGGCGGTGCTCGCGAGCGACCTCATCAGCGTCGACGACCCGGTCCGCATGTACCTCAAGGAGATCGGCAAGGTCCCCCTGCTCACCGCGGAGGAAGAGGTCAACCTCGCGAAGTCGATCGAGCTTGGGGAGCAGGCGCTCGTGTCGCCCGCGCTCTCGGTCATCCACCTGTACGAGCTGGGCGTCGAGGTCAAGAAGCGCATGGCTCTTGGCCGTCCGCGCGAGTTCGTCGACGAGGCGACCCGCTTCACAGTCAAATCACTGAACCGCACGCTCGGCGACCCGGAGGGCGGCAAAGAGCTTCGCCGTCTCACGAACCGCCTGCTGAAGCTGCGCGATCCGCTGAAAGCAGAAGCGAACAGCAAGGAGATCTCGACCGAGGCGAAGGTGCTCATCGACGAGACCGTCGCGCTGATCGACGCCGCGAAGCGCGACCCGCAGCGTCTCGCGTTCCGCATCCTGCCGCAGTACGCGAAGATCCACGGACCGGCGGAAGGCGCGGAGCGTCTTGGCGAGCTCGTCATGCTCGGCCAGGAGATCCGCGACGTGCTCGTGAAGAACCTCAACATGCTGGTCGAATCGGACGCCGACGAGCAGCGCGCGCTACGCCGCCTCGCGGATGAGCTCATCCAGAAGGGCGACGACGCGCGCCACAATCTCACCGAGGCGAACCTTCGACTCGTCGTTTCGATCGCGAAGAAGTACATCGGTCGTGGTATGTCGTTCCTCGATCTCATCCAGGAAGGGAACATCGGCCTCATCCGTGCGGTGGAGAAGTTCGACTACCGCAAGGGCTACAAGTTCTCCACCTACGCGACGTGGTGGATCCGTCAGGCCATCACGCGCGCGATCGCGGACCAGGCGCGGACGATTCGCATCCCGGTCCACATGGTCGAGACCATCAACAAGCTCATCCGCGTCTCGCGTGGCCTGCTGCAGGAGCTCGGCCGCGAGCCGACCGCGGAAGAGATCGCCGAGCGCATGCTCATCACGCCGGACAAGGTGCGCGAGATCGTGAAGGTCTCGCAGGAGCCGGTCTCGCTCGAGACGCCGATCGGTGAGGAAGAGGACAGTCACCTCGGCGACTTCATCCCCGACAATCAGGCGCTCGCGCCATCCGACGCGGCGTCGCACAAGCTGCTCAAAGAGCAGGTGGAGAGCGTGCTCGAAGGACTCACCGGTCGCGAGCGTCGCGTGCTGCAGCTTCGCTTCGGTCTCGAGGATGGCCGCACGCGCACGCTCGAGGAAGTGGGCCGTGAGTTCAACGTCACGCGGGAGCGCATCCGTCAGATAGAGGCGAAGGCGCTACGGAAGCTGCGTCACCCGAGCCGGAGCCGCAAGCTCAAGGACTATTTGGAATAG